The following is a genomic window from Paenibacillus sp. FSL R5-0766.
GCGAGAGAGCCGTCAGACAGATTCGGACCAAAATTAATCCGGCGCTGGACTTGATGCCTTATGATGACCGGATACGTTCCGTCAATCACGGTGTACATATGGAGATTCTTCAAGCATTGAAAGCCCATGATAGCATCAAGTCCAAGGAGACGATGAAAAGACATATCGAATTCTCGGCTGACGCGATCTATGCCCGTTTGGTTTCTGAATCGGAAGAAAATGAAGGGAATGACAGCAAATGAATCGTTCAGAACTAATACAGCTGGCTCAGCCACTACAAGCCCAGTTAAGCGCTTGGCGCAGAGATTTACATCAGCATCCTGAAATCGGCTATGAGGAACATCGCACATCTGCTATCGTAGCCGAGCATCTGGAAAGCCTGGGACTCGAAGTTACACGCAATGTCGGAAAGACCGGGGTTACAGGCCTGCTTCGCGGAGAGACCGATGGACCAACCTTTGCCTTGCGCGCAGACATGGATGCTCTGCCCATCCAGGATCAGAAAGCGGTGGAATATCGCTCGCAAGTGGAAGGCAAAGCGCATCTGTGTGGACATGACGCTCACACCTCCATCCTGATGGGAGCTGCCCAACTGCTTACTGGTCTTGGAAGACCGAAATCAGGCAACATCAAATTCATTTTCCAGCCAGCGGAAGAGGGACTTGCAGGGGCAAGAGCCATGATCCAGGACGGTGTTCTGGAGAATCCGAAGGTTGATGCCATCGCAGGATTACACATGACACCTGGACAGAACACGGGAACCCTGGGTGTAAGTCAAGGCGTTGCGTTTGCCTCGGCTGATCCCTTGATTATCAAGGTGTTTGGCAAGGGTGGGCACGCAGCTCGTCCGCATGAGGGTATTGATGCGATCGCGGTATCCGCTCAGGTCATCACCGCATTGCAAAATATCGTCAGTCGGATGGTTGATCCACTTGAACCGGCAGTAGTCACGATTGGCAAAATCACCGGAGGTTATATGGGAACAGCCATCGCCCCGGAAGTGGAGATGATCGGTACGGTTCGTACACTCTCACCTGCCATTCGTGAACGGATGCCAGCTTTGATCGAGCAGGTTGTTAAAGGGGTCTGCGATTCTTTCGGAGCTGGATGCGAAGTTGTCTACGGCGATGGATACCCTGTTGTCGTGAATGATCTCGGCATGGTTGACCTGCTAACAGAGACTTGTGATCAGGTTAATGCGGAGAAGGGATGGACTTATATCAAACCCTCCACAGGGGGCGAGGATTTCGCTTTTTATTGTGAACAGGTTCCGGGTGTGTTTTTCAGACTAGGATCTGGGAATGATGAGGAACGTACTCGCTATCCACTCCACCATCCCATGTTTGATCTTGATGAGACAGCGATGCCTTATGGTGTTGGCATGTTGTCTGCAGTAGCACTTGAATTTTTGGTACGGAATACATCTTCTGAGGGGGAGCAATCACAATGAAAAAAAGACAATGGACAGGCTTGTGGATCACGTTACTGGCAGTCGTAATGGTACTCAGCGCTTGCGGAGGAAAATCGACAAGCACAAATGATGGTTCCGCAACAGAAGGAACGGGCAGTGGAAGCGCAAGTACAACACTGACCGTTGCTGCAGCAACCGATATTGAGAGTTTCGATCCGCACAATAACAACAACACTTCCAGTGAGGCGGTTCTGGTCAACGTTTTTGATTATCTGATCAAAAATGACAGTGAACAGAAAAAAGTTGCGGGACTTGCGACATCATGGGATCAGGTTGATGATACAACGTGGAGATTTAAGCTGCGTGAAGGTGTTACCTTCCACAATGGCGATCCATTCACTTCAGCAGATGTAAAATACACGCTGGAGCGCGTAGCCAAGGACGAGACACTGAAACAAAACAGTTATTTCAAAAATATCGTAGAAGTTAAAGTGGTGGATGACTATACCGTAGACATCATCACGGATGGTCCAGATCCGTTGCTCCTGAATCGTCTGTCCAAAATGGGAGCAGGCATTCTGCCAGCAAAATATATTGCAGATAAAGGATTCGATGCTTTCCTGAAACAACCGGTAGGCACAGGCCCTTATAAGTTCAGTAAATGGACCAAAGATGATCGTGTGGAACTGGTGAAAAACGAGAACTACTTCGACGGTGAACCAAAATGGAATGAAGTGGTATTCCGCGTTATTCCTGAAGCCTCCACACGTGTATCCGAATTGCTTGCTGGTGGTGTAGATGTTGCGTCTTCCATTCCGTCTACTGACATTGCCCGGATCGAAGGCGAAGCAGATAAGAAGATTGTCAAAGCGCCAATCCAGCGTGTTCTTCAGTTGATCTTCCGTCAGACAGAAGGCAGTATCACAGCTGATCCAAAAGTACGTGAAGCCATTGACCTGGCTATCGACAAACAAGGCATTGTGGACAGCATTGCCGGCGGAGCAGGTATCGTAACCCGCACATCCGTAACACCAGGCAACTTCGGTGCTGATCCTTCATTGTACAAAACGTCACTCTATGACCAGGAAAAAGCCAAACAACTCCTGCAAGAAGCTGGCTATGCGGAAGGTGAAGCTGAGATGACCATCTCCGTTTCCGCACAGTACAAAGAACAGGCTGAAGTTGTCGCAGCGATGCTGGAACAAGCCGGATTCAAAATCAACCTGGATGTCCTGGAAGCAAGTGCATTCAGTGAACGTTACAGCTCCAAATCATTCAAAGAAATCTTCATGATTGGTATTGGTAACTCCTTGTTCGATGCTTCGAATAACTACAATCGTTATATGTTGGAAGAAGCGAAAGGTGAGTCGGATTACAACAATCCTGAAGTAGAGAAACTGCTTCAATCTGCATTGGTGAACATGGACCCTGCGTCTCGTGAGAAAGAGTATCAGCAAGTACAACAGATTTTCTCTGAAGAGCGTCCAGCCGTATATCTGTACCAAATGGAAGGTGTATACGGAACAAATGATAAAGTGAACTTCGCGCCGCGCAGTGACGAGATGTTCTATGCTGACGAGATTGCACCTGTTGCACAGTAACATCGGGTATAACACCGGTCATTGAAAAGATAGGCCGTGAACGGCAGGGACTGGATAACCATGTTCCTGCCGTTCTTTTTAATAAGGGAGGTGAACAAGGAATGGGCAAATACGTACTTAAGTCATTACTGCAGATCATTCCGGTACTGTTCATTGTTTCATTAATTGTGTTCATTTTGGTTCGAGTCACCGGTGATCCGGTTGCGCTAATGTTGCCTGAAACGGCTACCGCTGAAGATCGTGCTGTCTTGACGCAGGCACTTGGTTTGGACCAGCCTTTATATACGCAATACGTGAAGTTTCTGGGCAGTGCAATACAGGGAGACTTTGGTCAATCTTTTCGCTACAATCAGCCTGCATTGGAGCTTGTGCTGGAGAGGTTGCCTGCCAGCTTTGAACTGGCGGTAGCGGCCATGTTTTTTGCCGTACTTATGGCTGTTCCACTTGGTGTCATTTCAGCTGTGAAACGCAATACGTTTACCGATCTCATTATTTCAGGAATATCCGTTATTGGTAAGGCGATGCCAAACTTCTGGATGGGGATTATGCTTATCCTCTTGTTCTCCGTCATGCTGGGCGTATTGCCGGTATCCGGTCGCGGAGGATTGTCACATCTGATCTTGCCGGCATTTACACTTGGCGTTGGACTGGCTGCGCAGATGACCCGACTGATTCGTTCCAGCATGCTGGAGATTCTCAACCAGGACTATATTCGAACAGCTCGCAGCAAGGGGCTTGGCCGAATGGTTGTCATTGTGAAACATGCGTTTCGGAACGGATTGATTCCTGTCGTAACGATTATGAGTTTGCAGTTTACAAGTCTGATCGGGGGGACTTTGATTACAGAAACGGTATTCTCCTGGCCTGGACTGGGGCAATTGCTGGTCGTTGCAGTCAACACACATGATATGGCGATTGTACAGGCAGCGGTGTTTGTCATTGCCTTTATCGTTGTGGTAATCAACATCTTGACGGATGTAGCTTACAGGCTACTTGATCCGCGCATCAAATACGACTAGAAGGAGGTGCAATCATATGACAGGCAGCAATGAAATGCCAATTCCGGGTAAAGAACAGGAACATGGGCGTGCACCAACGGGATTTCGTTATATCTGGCAACAACTGATCATCAGCAAGACCGGAATGTTTGGTGCTGTGCTTGTATTGTTGGTTGTGTTAATTGCCATAGGTGCACCTCTATTGACGAGTCATGATCCGGCAGCGGTGAATCCGCTCAACCGACTTAAACCACCAGCATGGCTTGAGGGCGGAACGGCCGAATACTGGCTGGGTACCGATAATCTCGGCAGAGACATGTGGAGTCGAATTGTATATGGTGCTCGAGTTTCCTTAATCGTGGGGATGGGTGCCGTGATTGTATCAGGAATCATTGGCGCGATTCTGGGGCTGGTATCCGGATTCTACGGGAAATGGCTGGATGCTGTCATCATGCGTGTAGGTGATGCATTCATGGCCATTCCAACCATTCTGTTCATGCTTGTTGTGATGGCGATTGTTGGTCCGGGTATTACAACGCTGATCTTTGTCATCGGTGTAACGAACTGGGTTCCATTCACCCGTGTGGTAAGAAGTGAGGTTCTTAGTATCAAGGAGCGGGATTTTGTTCATGCGGCCAGATCAATTGGCGCGAAAAATGGAAGATTGATTCTGAAACACATTCTGCCGAATATCCTTTCATCCTTTATCGTCATCTGCGGTATGAATGTCGGCACAACGATTATTATGGAAGCTTCACTCAGTTTTCTGGGTCTGGGTATCAAACCACCCGATGTGTCCTGGGGAGGGATGCTCAGTGATGGCAGACAATATGTTGCTACAAGCTGGTGGGTTGCTACATTTCCGGGGCTAGCCATTACATTTACCGTACTCGGTGTTATTTTCCTTGGAGATTGGCTGCGTGATGTGCTTGATCCACGTACGGAGACAACCCATAAATAAACGGAGAAGGGAGCTATCAATATGAATCAAAGACCAATTATGCCGGAGGATCTGAGTCACTACCGTTGGATCAGTCAGCCGGTGATCAGTCCTAACGGACAAGTAGCTTATGTGGAACAGACCATAGATCAGGATAAAAACGAATATAACACACAAATTCGAGGAATTTCGCTCGATGGTGATAAAGATATTGCACTTTCGGATGGAACAAAGGATTCCTCACCTGCTTGGTCGCCTGATGGCACACAACTCACATTCATTCGCTCAGTGGATGGGGGCAAAGGACTATGGACGCTCCATTCAGATCAAAAAGAGCCAGTCATGCTGATATCTCCCGCACGTAAAATATTGAGTTATATCTGGTCTCCGAACGGACAGTACATTGCGTTTACCAGCAAAGTACAACCGGAGGACCAACAGAAGAAAGCTGACGTCCAACAGGAGCCTGCACCTGCACTGCGAGGTAAAGTCTTTGAGCGTACAACGCCGAAGGCTGAAGGGGCTGGCTGGTGGGATGGTCAATACAGCCAGTTGTTTGTATATGAGAGTAAAAGCGGGGAGATCACGCAGGTGACTTCCGGGCTATGGAATATCAGTGCTCCAGCGTGGTCGCCAGATAGCAAGCAGCTTTCTTTCATTTCGAAGCAAGTAGAGGATGAGGAACTTGATGCAGATCTACTGTACTTTACGGATATATACAGCGTTCGATTGGGAGAGCGTGATCTCTTCAAAGTGACGGATTCCAGTCTGGCGATAAGCCAGTTCTCCTATTCGCCCGACGGGCAGCAGCTGATCCTGATCGCCAGTGATCGTGAGTATGGAAGTGGGAGCCACAACAGCTTATACGCTGTCCCCGTTCATCGAGGTATACCCAGGCCAATCGCACCTCAAGTAGATATGCAGCTGGGTAACGCGGCGCTTGGTGATATGAAGTCAGCAGGTGCGTCTCCTTCTCCGCTCACGGATAATAAGCATTCGGAACTTGGTGTATTTGTACTTGGGACACAGAACGGGAATGTGGATGTGTATCATATTCAAGATAATGGAGAGTGTAAATCCGTTACGGGCGATGGTGAGAAGGATGTGTATCAGTATACCTTAACACCAGATGGTTCATCGCTGGTAATCGCTGCGTTGACTGCTGAACACCCTGGAGAGTTATATCGCGTGGATATCGACAGTGGTGAAATGTTCAGACTCACCCGGCGAAATGATGAATTCATGGCTGAATTGGCTGTAAATGTGCCAGTCCGTGTAGAGTTTAAGTCCTCTGATGGATGGCCGCTTCAAGGTTGGTTAGCCACACCGGCAATACGTGACTCCAATGGGAAATTACCATTGATTTTGCAGATTCATGGTGGACCGCACGCGATGTATACGGGTACATACAGTCATGAAATGCAGACACTCGTTGCGCAAGGGTACGCTGTGCTGTGGATCAATCCTCGCGGAAGTATGGGATACGGTCAGGAGTTTGCCAGAGCTTGCCGTGGTGACTTTGCCGGAGGGGATTACCGGGATCTGATGGAAGCTGTTGATTATGCCCTGGCTACATACGATTTCCTTGATGCATCACGTCTGGGTGTAGCGGGTGGCAGTTATGGCGGAGTGATGACCAACTGGATTGTAGCGCATACCCACCGTTTCAAGGCTGCTGTAACCCAGCGTTGCATCTCCAACTGGTTGTCCATGTATGGAACGAGCGATATTGGAATTTCCTATGTCGAGGGAGTCATTGGTGGTAATCCGGCGGAAAACGCTGAATTCCTGTGGTCCCGTTCACCTCTTGCCCATGCACATCACATTGAGACGCCACTTCTGATCATGCACGGAGAGCAGGACTATCGGACACCGATTGCGCAAGCGGAGGAATTATATACTACGCTAAAACGATATGGCAAAAAGACCAAACTGATTCGTTATCCAGGTTCCAACCACAGTTTGCTGAAAAGCGGTAAACCTTCACTTCGGATTGATAGCTTCGAACAGGTGAATGCCTGGTTCAATCAGTACCTCGGGAATGAGGAGGGCGAGCAATGAGTCAGACTCAGCTGTCCATTCCTGTAGGCCTCCTTGTAGAAAATGTTCTGACAAGCGGGGAATCAAAAGAAGTGATTATTGAATGTTTGCAACGTCGAGACTATTCCCGGTTGTTGCCTCTGGTTAAGGAATCCACGATGGATTTTGATGAAAGACTACAGACAGCAGCTGATATCGGAGACGATTGGGAAAAGGCGATACGTCAAGGTTATGAGTTCAAGTTTTTGCATATTAACGGGTTGAAGCGATTGCTCGATTTCCGGTT
Proteins encoded in this region:
- a CDS encoding M20 family metallopeptidase, with protein sequence MNRSELIQLAQPLQAQLSAWRRDLHQHPEIGYEEHRTSAIVAEHLESLGLEVTRNVGKTGVTGLLRGETDGPTFALRADMDALPIQDQKAVEYRSQVEGKAHLCGHDAHTSILMGAAQLLTGLGRPKSGNIKFIFQPAEEGLAGARAMIQDGVLENPKVDAIAGLHMTPGQNTGTLGVSQGVAFASADPLIIKVFGKGGHAARPHEGIDAIAVSAQVITALQNIVSRMVDPLEPAVVTIGKITGGYMGTAIAPEVEMIGTVRTLSPAIRERMPALIEQVVKGVCDSFGAGCEVVYGDGYPVVVNDLGMVDLLTETCDQVNAEKGWTYIKPSTGGEDFAFYCEQVPGVFFRLGSGNDEERTRYPLHHPMFDLDETAMPYGVGMLSAVALEFLVRNTSSEGEQSQ
- a CDS encoding ABC transporter substrate-binding protein, producing the protein MKKRQWTGLWITLLAVVMVLSACGGKSTSTNDGSATEGTGSGSASTTLTVAAATDIESFDPHNNNNTSSEAVLVNVFDYLIKNDSEQKKVAGLATSWDQVDDTTWRFKLREGVTFHNGDPFTSADVKYTLERVAKDETLKQNSYFKNIVEVKVVDDYTVDIITDGPDPLLLNRLSKMGAGILPAKYIADKGFDAFLKQPVGTGPYKFSKWTKDDRVELVKNENYFDGEPKWNEVVFRVIPEASTRVSELLAGGVDVASSIPSTDIARIEGEADKKIVKAPIQRVLQLIFRQTEGSITADPKVREAIDLAIDKQGIVDSIAGGAGIVTRTSVTPGNFGADPSLYKTSLYDQEKAKQLLQEAGYAEGEAEMTISVSAQYKEQAEVVAAMLEQAGFKINLDVLEASAFSERYSSKSFKEIFMIGIGNSLFDASNNYNRYMLEEAKGESDYNNPEVEKLLQSALVNMDPASREKEYQQVQQIFSEERPAVYLYQMEGVYGTNDKVNFAPRSDEMFYADEIAPVAQ
- a CDS encoding ABC transporter permease, which produces MGKYVLKSLLQIIPVLFIVSLIVFILVRVTGDPVALMLPETATAEDRAVLTQALGLDQPLYTQYVKFLGSAIQGDFGQSFRYNQPALELVLERLPASFELAVAAMFFAVLMAVPLGVISAVKRNTFTDLIISGISVIGKAMPNFWMGIMLILLFSVMLGVLPVSGRGGLSHLILPAFTLGVGLAAQMTRLIRSSMLEILNQDYIRTARSKGLGRMVVIVKHAFRNGLIPVVTIMSLQFTSLIGGTLITETVFSWPGLGQLLVVAVNTHDMAIVQAAVFVIAFIVVVINILTDVAYRLLDPRIKYD
- a CDS encoding ABC transporter permease; translated protein: MPIPGKEQEHGRAPTGFRYIWQQLIISKTGMFGAVLVLLVVLIAIGAPLLTSHDPAAVNPLNRLKPPAWLEGGTAEYWLGTDNLGRDMWSRIVYGARVSLIVGMGAVIVSGIIGAILGLVSGFYGKWLDAVIMRVGDAFMAIPTILFMLVVMAIVGPGITTLIFVIGVTNWVPFTRVVRSEVLSIKERDFVHAARSIGAKNGRLILKHILPNILSSFIVICGMNVGTTIIMEASLSFLGLGIKPPDVSWGGMLSDGRQYVATSWWVATFPGLAITFTVLGVIFLGDWLRDVLDPRTETTHK
- a CDS encoding S9 family peptidase, yielding MNQRPIMPEDLSHYRWISQPVISPNGQVAYVEQTIDQDKNEYNTQIRGISLDGDKDIALSDGTKDSSPAWSPDGTQLTFIRSVDGGKGLWTLHSDQKEPVMLISPARKILSYIWSPNGQYIAFTSKVQPEDQQKKADVQQEPAPALRGKVFERTTPKAEGAGWWDGQYSQLFVYESKSGEITQVTSGLWNISAPAWSPDSKQLSFISKQVEDEELDADLLYFTDIYSVRLGERDLFKVTDSSLAISQFSYSPDGQQLILIASDREYGSGSHNSLYAVPVHRGIPRPIAPQVDMQLGNAALGDMKSAGASPSPLTDNKHSELGVFVLGTQNGNVDVYHIQDNGECKSVTGDGEKDVYQYTLTPDGSSLVIAALTAEHPGELYRVDIDSGEMFRLTRRNDEFMAELAVNVPVRVEFKSSDGWPLQGWLATPAIRDSNGKLPLILQIHGGPHAMYTGTYSHEMQTLVAQGYAVLWINPRGSMGYGQEFARACRGDFAGGDYRDLMEAVDYALATYDFLDASRLGVAGGSYGGVMTNWIVAHTHRFKAAVTQRCISNWLSMYGTSDIGISYVEGVIGGNPAENAEFLWSRSPLAHAHHIETPLLIMHGEQDYRTPIAQAEELYTTLKRYGKKTKLIRYPGSNHSLLKSGKPSLRIDSFEQVNAWFNQYLGNEEGEQ